A portion of the uncultured Bacteroides sp. genome contains these proteins:
- a CDS encoding NADH-quinone oxidoreductase subunit M: MNFLSLFVLVPLLMLAGLWMSKGIKAIRGVMVTGSTILLGLAIALTCMYLNERGAGNTAEMLFRADTMWYAPLHIAYSVGVDGISVAMLLLSAIIVFTGTFASWQMKLQTKEYFLWFTLLSMGVFGFFICVDLFTMFMFYEIALIPMYLLIGVWGSGRKEYAAMKLTLMLMGGSAFLLVGILGIYFGSGATTMNLLEIAKLHNIPFAQQCIWFPLTFLGFGVLGALFPFHTWSPDGHASAPTAVSMLHAGVLMKLGGYGCFRIAMYLMPDAAKELSWIFLILTGISVVYGAFSACVQTDLKYINAYSSVSHCGLVLFAILMMNQTASTGAVLQMLSHGLMTALFFALIGMIYGRTHTRDVRELGGLMKIMPFLSVCYVIAGLANLGLPGLSGFVAEMTIFVGSFQNFDAFHRTMTILATTSIVITAVYILRLVGKILYGNPVNEEHLKLTDATWDERFAVICLIVCVAGLGIAPFWISHMIGDSVLPVVSQLIR, encoded by the coding sequence ATGAACTTCTTATCCCTATTCGTACTAGTCCCTTTACTTATGCTCGCCGGGCTTTGGATGTCGAAAGGCATTAAAGCCATCAGAGGCGTGATGGTTACAGGTAGTACGATATTGCTAGGTTTGGCTATTGCCCTTACCTGCATGTATCTCAATGAACGTGGAGCCGGCAACACTGCCGAGATGTTGTTTCGTGCCGATACGATGTGGTATGCGCCGCTCCATATAGCTTACTCTGTAGGAGTAGATGGAATTTCGGTAGCCATGTTGCTCCTCAGTGCCATCATTGTATTTACCGGAACGTTTGCTTCGTGGCAGATGAAACTCCAAACCAAGGAATACTTCCTTTGGTTCACTCTGCTTAGCATGGGTGTTTTCGGCTTCTTCATCTGTGTTGACTTGTTCACCATGTTCATGTTCTACGAAATAGCACTGATACCGATGTACCTACTCATTGGAGTATGGGGCAGCGGACGCAAAGAATATGCGGCAATGAAGCTAACACTGATGCTTATGGGTGGTTCCGCTTTTCTGTTAGTAGGCATTTTGGGCATCTACTTCGGTAGTGGCGCCACAACAATGAACCTTTTAGAAATCGCCAAACTGCACAACATACCATTTGCCCAACAATGTATCTGGTTTCCTCTTACCTTTTTAGGTTTTGGAGTGCTGGGGGCCTTGTTCCCATTCCATACATGGAGTCCCGACGGTCATGCTTCAGCCCCAACAGCTGTATCTATGCTTCACGCCGGTGTATTGATGAAACTTGGTGGATATGGATGTTTCCGCATAGCCATGTATCTGATGCCTGACGCTGCTAAAGAGCTAAGCTGGATATTCCTTATCTTAACCGGAATTAGTGTGGTGTACGGAGCCTTTAGCGCTTGTGTGCAGACAGACTTGAAATACATCAACGCCTATTCATCTGTAAGTCACTGCGGATTGGTACTTTTCGCCATTCTGATGATGAATCAAACAGCTTCTACAGGTGCTGTACTGCAAATGCTTAGTCACGGGTTGATGACAGCCCTCTTCTTCGCCCTCATTGGTATGATTTACGGGCGAACGCATACCCGAGATGTTCGGGAACTTGGAGGATTGATGAAGATCATGCCTTTCTTAAGCGTATGTTACGTCATTGCCGGTTTAGCTAATCTGGGTTTACCCGGCCTCAGCGGTTTCGTAGCCGAAATGACTATCTTTGTTGGTTCCTTCCAAAACTTCGATGCATTCCACCGCACAATGACTATTCTGGCTACCACCTCTATTGTTATCACGGCAGTCTACATTCTGCGTTTGGTAGGTAAGATTCTCTACGGTAATCCGGTAAACGAAGAACATCTGAAACTGACTGATGCAACTTGGGACGAACGCTTTGCCGTTATCTGCCTCATTGTCTGTGTAGCCGGATTAGGTATAGCACCTTTTTGGATCAGTCACATGATCGGTGATAGCGTATTGCCGGTTGTTTCACAATTAATACGATAA